The Raphanus sativus cultivar WK10039 chromosome 6, ASM80110v3, whole genome shotgun sequence sequence AATCTTAATGACAGTggcattttatgtaatttttatgGAAAATTCATGGCCAAAttctatttgtacttcagttttaatagattagatttttcttttgtaataatttattttaaaaaaaaattaataatgatctAAGGGACAAGACAATCCCACTAATAATCTACTAAAGTTTAAAAGCCCTTAGCTTAAGTCCCTAATCACAAAAATACTATTAGAATATGCTAAGGGTTTTTTATGAGTCCCAACAAATGTGCATGCCCTAATAGCTTTTAACATGCTATGAACGTTTTTAACATGCTAtgaacaaataataaaaatagaacaagaAAAACAGTCAGACAGATAAGATATTAAGCCGGCACTAAAAAGTAGAGAGTAAGGCAAACGTACGTATTACTCAACTTGTAGTAAGAGTCATCCACTACTAGCTCAAAAGTAAAACCACTTTACACTCCCCTATAAAAAGTCCAGTACACCAAACTGTTTAGCCATGAGCATGAGTATCATGAATCCATCTAGTTTCacactttttatattttcctttaCGCTGGTTTTGGCTCTCGCTATGCCTTCCTTGAGATCCAAGAAATCAAAAGGCAAGCTTCCTCCGGGCCCACGGGGATGGCCGATCATTGGGAACTTGTTCCATACGATCATGAACCGACCGGTTCACGTGTGGATCCACCGTTGCATGGAGGACATGCAAACGGAGATAGCTTGCTTCCGCTTCTCCCGCGTCCACGTCATCACCGTAACCTCAAGCGAGATCGCCCGAGAAGTGCTTAGAGAAAAAGACGAGGCTCTTGCAGACAGGACAGAGTCGTACTCGAGCAATTTCATTAGCCATGGCTACAAAGAAGTTATTTTTTCTTCCTACGGAGAGAGTtggaagctgatgaagaaaatgatgacCACAAAACTAATGTCTCCGACAACGTTGAACAAAGCCCTTGCTGATAGAACCCTAGAAGCGGATAATATCGTCACATATGTTTTCAATCTACCCCGAAAAGGGTCCATAAACGTGCGAGATGTTGCCTTAACGTATTGCCATGCtgtgatgatgaggatgatgttTGGCCAGAGACATTTTGATGTAGCGGCTGAGGATGGAGGTCTTGGGCCAAAAGAGAAAGAGCATATTGACGCAATTTACCGAGCTCTTGACTGTTTTTTCAGCTTTAATGTAACGAATTACATACCTTTTCTTAGAGGATGGAACATCGATAACGAGGAGGCAGAGGTCAGAGAAGCGGTTGATATCCTCAACAGATGCAACGACCCGATCATCCACGATAGACTGCATTTGTGGAGGACGAAAGGTGGAAAAGAGACGGAAGAAGATTGGCTCGATATTCTCGTAACCCTAAAAGATGACCAAGGACTGCCTTTGTTCACATTTGATGAGATTAGGGCTCAATGCAAGGTAAGTGATTCGAACTATCCAACTGTGACAAAACATTAACTAGGGCTAAATTTTCATGCATATATCATCCCGTATGTAGGATATCAATGTTGCAACAATCGACAATACGATGAACAACTGTTGGTTATTTCTTATGCTTATCTTGATTCAAAACTCAGGTTTAGTATCTGTTTGCTAATCGATTCGTTTGTTTGTGCAGATGATCAAACACAAAAAAGAAATGCAAAAGACGATTGTTCACCACGGACTTCGTTGCCTAATGTCCGGGGAGGGATCGGTACCCTCAATTTCACTAGAATCAGTATGGAGCTTCG is a genomic window containing:
- the LOC130496204 gene encoding dihomomethionine N-hydroxylase-like, encoding MPSLRSKKSKGKLPPGPRGWPIIGNLFHTIMNRPVHVWIHRCMEDMQTEIACFRFSRVHVITVTSSEIAREVLREKDEALADRTESYSSNFISHGYKEVIFSSYGESWKLMKKMMTTKLMSPTTLNKALADRTLEADNIVTYVFNLPRKGSINVRDVALTYCHAVMMRMMFGQRHFDVAAEDGGLGPKEKEHIDAIYRALDCFFSFNVTNYIPFLRGWNIDNEEAEVREAVDILNRCNDPIIHDRLHLWRTKGGKETEEDWLDILVTLKDDQGLPLFTFDEIRAQCKDINVATIDNTMNNVEWTIAEMLNNPEILEKATNELDVVVGKNRLVQESDIPQLNYIKACSRESFRLHPTNAFMPPHVARQDTTLAGYFIPKGSQILVSRLGLGRNPNIWDEPNVFKPERHLAGHVGNSMDVTLMEPEMRFVIFSTGRRGCAGTKIGTSMTIMLLARLLQGFEWTLPYDTSQVELVPADTNLFMAKPLLACAKPRLTPTLYPKIQV